The following are encoded together in the Culex pipiens pallens isolate TS chromosome 1, TS_CPP_V2, whole genome shotgun sequence genome:
- the LOC120425565 gene encoding antigen 5 like allergen Cul n 1-like, which yields MNYFPKTFFMLATLTISQSQQVSNSYCNRQLCPHGGPHIACNGLTRPAASCGPDARETPMDEAKRSLIVDRHNRLRSKVATGRQSYGSGALYPEASRMATLQWDAELACIAAANARRCVFGHDKCRNTVSFPYAGQNIAQRSYQGVAITDEALIEQFINDWFSEADVASPSLIARYPSRYSGPDIGHFTQIVSDRTTRVGCSLVSYRQGRWNVQYFVCNYAFTNMINQPVFVSGKACSRCTTGCNAEYPGLCSTQEAISARP from the exons ATGAATTACTTTCCAAAAACATTCTTCATGCTGGCAACCCTAACCATCAGTCAGTCCCAACAGGTCTCCAACAGCTACTGTAACCGCCAGCTGTGTCCACACGGTGGTCCTCACATCGCCTGTAACGGGTTGACGCGACCAGCAGCTTCTTGTGGGCCCGATGCCCGGGAAACGCCAATGGACGAGGCCAAACGATCGCTGATCGTAGATCGGCACAACCGCCTCCGTAGCAAAGTCGCAACGGGAAGGCAGAGCTACGGCTCGGGGGCACTTTACCCGGAAGCCTCCAGGATGGCAACACTG CAATGGGACGCTGAGTTGGCTTGCATTGCTGCGGCCAATGCCAGGCGATGTGTTTTCGGCCACGACAAGTGTCGGAATACGGTGAGCTTTCCGTATGCCGGACAGAACATTGCGCAGCGGTCGTACCAAGGGGTGGCGATCACCGATGAGGCTTTGATCGAGCAGTTTATCAACGACTGGTTTTCGGAGGCGGACGTCGCTAGCCCTAGTCTTATCGCTAGGTATCCTAGTCGATACAGTGG TCCGGACATTGGTCACTTCACCCAGATcgtttcggataggaccactcGGGTTGGGTGCTCGTTGGTCAGCTACAGGCAGGGCAGATGGAACGTCCAGTACTTTGTGTGCAATTACGCCTTTACCAAC ATGATCAACCAGCCGGTCTTCGTGTCCGGGAAGGCCTGCTCCAGATGTACTACCGGTTGTAACGCTGAATATCCAGGATTGTGTAGTACGCAGGAAGCAATCAGTGCTAGACCTTAA